The following proteins are co-located in the Heliorestis convoluta genome:
- a CDS encoding protein arginine kinase — translation MFEKFFSQASSKWMEGTGEEADIVISSRVRLARNISAIPFPHLLQTTEAKKVVAMIYEALQSLQSNEQVKDLTPVYLQDLQPIERSILVDKHLISPQHAEEAGGRGLLISQDEDISILINEEDHLRIQCLYSGLELEKVWNEASQVDDLFESVLDFAFDEKLGYLTACPTNVGTGLRASVMMHLPALVMTNQATRVLASLSQLGMTVRGLYGEGTEATGNLFQISNQVTLGRSEEEIISSLLVVAKQLIDQERMARHVLLKETKNQLEDQVCRAYGALTHARVMSSQESMSLLSKVRLGIDVGIIKTASLQTMNEMLVLTRPAFLQKMKGKELSPFERDVQRATMIREKLLDKIEK, via the coding sequence ATGTTTGAAAAATTTTTTAGTCAAGCTTCATCAAAATGGATGGAAGGCACAGGGGAAGAAGCCGATATAGTCATTAGCTCTAGGGTACGGCTCGCGAGAAACATAAGCGCCATTCCCTTTCCTCATCTCTTACAAACGACAGAAGCAAAAAAAGTGGTTGCCATGATTTACGAAGCTTTGCAATCGCTTCAATCGAATGAACAGGTAAAGGATCTTACCCCGGTATATTTACAAGATTTACAGCCTATAGAACGTTCTATTCTCGTTGACAAACATTTAATTAGTCCACAACATGCAGAAGAAGCTGGCGGTAGAGGATTGCTGATCAGCCAGGATGAGGACATTTCAATCTTAATTAACGAAGAGGATCATTTAAGGATTCAATGCTTATATTCCGGTTTAGAACTAGAAAAGGTTTGGAATGAAGCAAGCCAAGTGGATGATCTTTTTGAAAGTGTTTTAGATTTTGCCTTTGATGAGAAACTGGGCTACCTAACAGCTTGCCCTACAAACGTAGGGACCGGGTTAAGAGCATCTGTTATGATGCACTTGCCTGCTCTCGTCATGACCAATCAGGCTACCCGTGTATTGGCATCACTGAGTCAATTGGGCATGACTGTAAGAGGTCTTTATGGAGAAGGAACAGAAGCAACGGGGAATCTCTTTCAGATCTCTAATCAAGTGACATTGGGTCGCTCAGAAGAAGAAATAATTTCAAGTTTACTTGTTGTCGCCAAGCAACTTATCGATCAGGAAAGAATGGCCCGTCATGTACTGCTAAAAGAAACAAAAAATCAGCTTGAAGATCAAGTATGCCGGGCCTATGGTGCATTGACCCATGCAAGAGTGATGAGTTCCCAAGAATCCATGTCACTTCTGTCAAAAGTACGATTGGGTATTGATGTGGGTATAATCAAGACAGCGTCACTACAAACCATGAATGAAATGCTTGTTCTAACGAGACCTGCTTTTTTACAAAAAATGAAAGGAAAAGAATTAAGTCCTTTTGAAAGAGATGTACAAAGAGCAACCATGATTCGAGAAAAACTACTAGATAAAATAGAGAAATAA
- a CDS encoding UvrB/UvrC motif-containing protein — protein MYCDECQKKPAAVHLTKIINGEKSEVHLCEDCAQAQHKEWTLGIDANFPLNKFLAGLLGYDPQATGASMNLTFTPPEKCESCGFNYNQMSQIGRFGCNRCYKHFKDKVGPLLRRVQGSNRHTGKVPQRTGGTIRLEREIQSLRLALQEHVVREEFEEAAKVRDQIREIEKKLGR, from the coding sequence ATGTATTGTGATGAATGCCAAAAAAAGCCCGCCGCAGTCCATTTAACGAAGATAATAAATGGTGAAAAATCAGAAGTTCATCTTTGTGAAGATTGTGCGCAAGCACAGCATAAAGAATGGACCCTCGGTATAGATGCGAACTTTCCTTTGAATAAATTTCTTGCAGGTTTGCTTGGCTATGATCCGCAAGCTACAGGTGCGTCAATGAATCTAACCTTTACCCCGCCAGAAAAATGCGAAAGTTGCGGTTTTAACTATAATCAAATGAGTCAAATTGGTCGATTTGGGTGCAATCGTTGCTACAAACACTTCAAAGATAAAGTAGGTCCTTTGCTAAGACGTGTCCAGGGCTCGAATCGTCATACAGGGAAAGTACCGCAACGTACGGGTGGGACGATTCGCCTTGAAAGAGAAATTCAATCGTTACGCCTGGCTTTGCAAGAGCATGTAGTGCGAGAAGAATTCGAAGAAGCTGCTAAGGTGCGCGATCAGATCCGAGAGATCGAGAAAAAACTAGGTCGATAA
- a CDS encoding CtsR family transcriptional regulator gives MSNNLADKIEQYIKEMIAQSDERMIEIQRQQVATIFGCVPSQINYVLTTRFAAEQGYVVESRRGGGGYVRIVKLSIEDESDLWDYLSNKLGEMISEGQGRRMIEHLVEEGILTAREGMLMSAAIQRDILQGELPQRDHLRARLIRAMLYSLFRQECQKKMKKNFRKQGG, from the coding sequence TTGTCCAACAACTTGGCCGATAAAATAGAACAATACATTAAAGAAATGATTGCCCAAAGTGATGAGAGAATGATTGAAATTCAGAGACAACAAGTGGCAACTATCTTTGGTTGCGTTCCTTCTCAGATTAACTACGTGCTTACAACCCGCTTTGCTGCTGAACAAGGCTATGTTGTTGAAAGCAGAAGAGGTGGCGGTGGCTATGTTCGTATTGTCAAATTATCTATCGAGGACGAATCTGATTTGTGGGACTACCTGTCCAATAAGCTTGGTGAAATGATATCAGAGGGACAGGGAAGAAGGATGATAGAGCATCTCGTAGAAGAAGGTATTCTCACCGCACGAGAAGGTATGCTTATGTCTGCCGCCATACAGAGAGATATCCTTCAGGGGGAGTTGCCACAACGAGATCATTTACGAGCGCGATTAATTCGTGCTATGCTCTATTCTCTTTTTCGTCAAGAATGCCAAAAAAAGATGAAAAAGAATTTCAGAAAACAAGGGGGATAA
- the clpB gene encoding ATP-dependent chaperone ClpB — translation MNLHKMTEKMQEAFLAAQSLTNRYHHAEVDVDHLLLALVEQKEGLLSRLLTKMNIDVEQFKQDIQQELDRRPKQYSSGIEADKIYLSKRLRNLFITVEDEARQLKDEYISSEHFMLALTEEKEISSTAKILRKYKIHRQSILQALTTLRGHQRITNPTPEDTYEVLEKYGRELVAEARRGKMDPVIGRDGEIRRVIRILSRKTKNNPVIIGEPGVGKTAIVEGLAQRIVRGDVPEGLKDRSIFALDLGALLAGAKYRGEFEERLKAVLQEIKKSEGRMLLFIDELHTIVGAGKAEGAMDAGNMLKPMLARGELHCIGATTLDEYRKYIEKDAALERRFQPVIVQPPTVEDSISILRGLKERFQVHHGVKIQDNALVAAATLSDRYISDRFLPDKAIDLVDEACAMIRTEIDSLPTEVDEVNRRLLQLEIEEAALANEKDLASQERRERLLKELAELKEKATVMKAQLELERERIRKIQSLREEIEETRREEEAAEREYNLNRLAELRHGKIPQLEGQLKEEEEKLTEQQGDHRLLREEVTQEEIAEVVARWTGIPLTRLVEGEREKLLRLEEILQQRVVGQDEAVQKVTDAVLRARAGIKDPQRPIGSFIFLGPTGVGKTELTRALSEALFDSEENMIRIDMSEYMEKFAVSRLIGAPPGYVGYDEGGQLTEAVRRKPYAVILFDEIEKAHPEVFHLLLQILDDGRITDSQGRTVDFKNTVIIMTSNIGSQFLLEGIDTEGEIKASTRQEVMNLLRNHFRPEFLNRVDETVLFAPLSTEEIAKIIHILTIRLQNRLEERQIILEITDAAKQQMAREAYDPVYGARPLKRYLQRYVETPLARVIIAGTVKDGQKVIVDSREGVIEIVL, via the coding sequence ATGAATTTGCATAAAATGACAGAAAAAATGCAAGAGGCTTTTTTGGCTGCTCAATCTCTAACAAATCGATATCATCATGCAGAAGTAGATGTCGATCATCTACTTTTAGCCCTGGTAGAGCAGAAAGAAGGCCTCCTAAGCCGTCTTCTAACGAAAATGAATATAGATGTTGAGCAATTTAAGCAAGATATCCAGCAAGAACTAGATAGAAGACCAAAACAATACAGCAGCGGCATAGAAGCTGATAAAATTTACTTATCAAAGCGCTTGAGAAATCTTTTTATAACCGTTGAAGATGAAGCTCGACAGTTGAAAGATGAATACATTTCCTCAGAACACTTCATGTTAGCTTTAACAGAAGAAAAAGAAATATCTTCCACAGCTAAGATACTTCGCAAATATAAGATTCATCGTCAAAGCATATTACAAGCATTAACCACTTTGCGAGGTCATCAACGAATTACAAATCCAACACCAGAAGATACTTATGAAGTTCTTGAAAAATACGGTCGTGAACTAGTTGCAGAAGCACGACGAGGCAAGATGGATCCGGTAATTGGTCGCGATGGGGAGATACGCAGGGTTATACGAATTCTGTCACGGAAAACGAAAAACAATCCTGTAATTATTGGTGAGCCCGGCGTAGGAAAAACAGCTATCGTGGAGGGTTTGGCTCAAAGAATTGTTCGAGGTGACGTTCCTGAAGGACTCAAAGATAGATCGATTTTTGCCCTTGATTTAGGCGCTCTTCTTGCAGGCGCTAAATATCGTGGTGAATTTGAAGAGCGTTTAAAAGCAGTGTTGCAAGAAATTAAGAAAAGTGAAGGACGAATGCTGCTATTTATTGATGAATTGCATACCATTGTCGGTGCTGGTAAAGCAGAAGGGGCTATGGACGCAGGCAACATGCTAAAACCAATGCTGGCTCGCGGGGAGCTTCACTGCATAGGTGCTACGACACTTGATGAATATAGGAAATACATTGAAAAAGATGCGGCCTTGGAGCGCCGCTTTCAACCGGTAATAGTGCAACCTCCAACGGTAGAAGATAGCATTTCAATATTACGAGGACTGAAAGAGCGCTTTCAAGTTCATCATGGTGTAAAGATACAAGACAATGCTTTAGTGGCTGCAGCTACCTTATCGGATCGATATATTAGCGATCGCTTTCTCCCTGACAAAGCCATTGATTTGGTCGACGAAGCCTGCGCCATGATTCGTACGGAAATAGACTCATTGCCTACGGAAGTCGATGAAGTGAATCGTCGCCTTTTACAACTAGAAATAGAAGAAGCGGCTCTGGCCAACGAAAAAGATCTTGCCAGTCAGGAAAGAAGAGAACGACTTCTTAAAGAGCTGGCGGAACTGAAAGAAAAAGCAACCGTAATGAAGGCACAACTAGAATTAGAGCGAGAGAGAATACGAAAAATCCAGTCACTTCGCGAGGAAATCGAAGAAACACGCCGTGAAGAAGAAGCAGCTGAAAGAGAATACAATCTAAATCGCCTTGCTGAACTGCGTCATGGAAAAATACCGCAATTAGAAGGTCAACTAAAAGAAGAAGAAGAAAAGCTGACAGAGCAACAAGGTGATCACAGACTATTGCGTGAGGAGGTAACACAAGAAGAGATTGCAGAAGTGGTAGCTCGTTGGACAGGAATTCCTCTTACTCGTCTCGTAGAAGGTGAAAGAGAAAAATTGTTACGGTTAGAAGAAATCTTACAACAACGCGTTGTCGGGCAAGATGAAGCTGTTCAAAAAGTAACAGATGCTGTATTAAGAGCGCGAGCTGGTATCAAAGATCCACAGAGGCCCATCGGTTCTTTTATATTTTTAGGACCAACAGGCGTGGGAAAAACAGAATTGACCCGTGCCCTTTCTGAAGCTTTATTCGACAGTGAAGAGAACATGATTCGTATTGACATGTCCGAATACATGGAGAAATTTGCTGTTTCGCGGCTAATCGGTGCTCCTCCTGGTTATGTAGGCTATGATGAAGGTGGACAATTAACAGAAGCTGTTCGTCGCAAGCCCTACGCAGTGATTCTCTTCGATGAGATAGAGAAAGCGCATCCTGAAGTTTTTCACTTACTTTTGCAAATTTTAGATGATGGACGCATTACTGATTCACAGGGACGCACAGTAGATTTTAAGAACACCGTCATTATTATGACCTCTAACATTGGGTCGCAATTTTTATTAGAGGGCATTGACACTGAAGGGGAAATAAAAGCATCAACTCGTCAAGAAGTTATGAACCTTTTGCGGAATCACTTTCGTCCCGAATTTTTAAATCGAGTCGATGAAACAGTACTTTTTGCTCCCTTAAGCACTGAAGAGATTGCTAAAATTATTCATATCTTAACGATAAGACTTCAGAATCGATTGGAAGAGCGACAAATCATCCTTGAAATCACAGATGCAGCCAAGCAACAAATGGCCAGAGAAGCTTACGATCCTGTCTATGGAGCAAGACCATTAAAAAGATATTTACAACGTTATGTAGAAACACCTCTAGCTAGAGTAATCATTGCAGGGACTGTCAAAGATGGTCAAAAAGTGATTGTAGATAGTCGAGAAGGAGTCATAGAAATTGTGCTATGA